A window of the Hippoglossus stenolepis isolate QCI-W04-F060 chromosome 8, HSTE1.2, whole genome shotgun sequence genome harbors these coding sequences:
- the bves gene encoding blood vessel epicardial substance has product MSSPSDQPLLSFTTLLPFPSPTPGFAAVPNATSCEEWEQAHHLLFHLGNLSLLLGLVIPTTVGLHMILLRLLLMTGCGFYIAWATLYRCNLDVMVWNVVFMVVNFMHLFYLLYKRRPIKIDRELRSVYKRMFEPLHVKEALFQRLTGQFCTIQTLKKGQAYAAEDKTSVDERLSILLKGKMKVSYRGHFLHNIYTNAFIDSPEFRSTNMHKGDKFQVTIMAEENCKFLCWSRERLTYFLESDTFLSEVFRYLIGKDITNKLYSLNDPTLSDKAVKKMDRQPSLCSQLSMMQMRNSMASASDTDDVLNQILRGGSAGSSIQKSPGTKASKMNPIEEGMEDDVFKESTPSESQRMPSTSTEEV; this is encoded by the exons ATGTCCTCTCCCTCGGATcaacccctcctctccttcaccaCCCTGCTCCCCTTCCCCTCGCCCACGCCAGGATTCGCCGCTGTGCCCAATGCTACCTCGTGTGAGGAGTGGGAGCAGgcccaccacctcctcttccaTCTGGGGAACCTGTCGCTGCTGCTGGGCCTGGTCATCCCAACCACCGTGGGCCTGCACATGATCCTGCTGCGCCTCCTGCTGATGACAG GATGTGGTTTCTACATTGCCTGGGCGACTCTGTATAGGTGCAACCTGGATGTGATGGTTTGGAACGTGGTTTTTATGGTGGTCAACTTCATGCACCTCTTCTACCTCCTGTACAAGCGAAGGCCA ATTAAGATCGACCGGGAGCTGCGGTCAGTCTACAAGCGGATGTTTGAGCCGCTCCACGTGAAGGAGGCTCTGTTTCAGAGGCTCACAGGACAGTTCTGCACCATCCAGACACTAAAGAAAGGCCAGGCCTACGCTGCGGAGGACAAGACGTCCGTGGATGAACGCCTCAGCATTCTCCTCAAAGGAAA GATGAAGGTGTCGTACAGAGGCCATTTCCTCCACAACATCTACACCAACGCTTTCATtgattctccagagttcaggtCCACTAATATGCACAAAGGAGATAAGTTCCAG GTTACCATCATGGCTGAGGAGAACTGTAAGTTCCTGTGCTGGTCTCGAGAAAGGCTCACCTACTTCCTGGAGTCCGACACTTTCCTCAGTGAGGTGTTCCGCTACCTCATCGGCAAAGACATCACCAATAAACTGTACTCTCTGAACGACCCCACCCTCAGTGACAAG GCAGTGAAGAAGATGGACCGTCAGCCCAGCCTGTGCTCACAGCTGTCTATGATGCAGATGAGGAACAGCATGGCGAGCGCCAGCGACACCGATGATGTTCTGAACCAGATCCTACGAGGAGGATCTGCTGGATCGTCCATCC AAAAATCTCCTGGCACCAAGGCCTCCAAGATGAACCCCATAGAAGAAGGCATGGAGGATGACGTTTTCAAAGAATCTACTCCCTCCGAGTCTCAGCGTATGCCCAGCACGTCCACTGAGGAAGTGTAG